A stretch of DNA from Falco rusticolus isolate bFalRus1 unplaced genomic scaffold, bFalRus1.pri scaffold_54_arrow_ctg1, whole genome shotgun sequence:
AGACCCTTTGAGACCATTGGTTGGTGTAGAttcattaatataattaattatggaatcatttaggttggaggAGTCTCCTTAAGACAATTGGCTTGGTATAGAtcattaataattaattatggaatcgtttaggttggagGAGATTCCTTCAGGCCATGGGTTGGTATAGGAtcattaatataattaattaatgaatcgtttaggttggagGAGACTCCTTAAGACCATTGGGTTGGTATGGGATCATcaatataattaattaattaatagtTTAAGTTGGAGGAGACCCTTTGGGACCATTGGGTTGGTGTAGATTCATTATATAATTAATTACggaatcgtttaggttggagGAGACCCTGTGAGACCATCAGCTTGGTATTGGACCATTCCTATAATTAATCAGCGTCATTATTAATTACGGAATCATCTAGATTGTGAAAGCCCCCCAAGCTTTTTggtgccggggcgggggggggggcgttggGAGCATGGGGGTCCTCTCCCttcacctccccccccccttcctcatTTAATctgcctccccccctcccccccccaggtTGTGCATCGTTAACGACGAGCTCTTCGTTAGGAACGCCAGCAAGAGGAGATCCGCAAAGCCTTCGTCATGCCggcccccaccccctcctccagccccgTGCCCACCCTCTCGGGCgagcagcaggagatgctggcCGCCTTCTCCATGCAGTCTGGCATGAACCTCGAGTGGTCGCAGaagtgttttttgggttttttttttttttgggggggggggggggggggggaggaaggagcccCACCCCTCTccatcatttttttattttttttttcccccctccccattcctcAGGTGTCTCCAGGATAACGATTGGGATTACGGAAGGGCCGGGCAGGTCTTCACCAGCTCAaggtggggttttggggggcagggggctttccaccccccccatcccccctccccagggggGCACACCACATTgagcccctcccccacccccttttttttttttttttttttaacagctggaaGGGAAAATCCCAGAGGTGGCGTTTCTGAAGTGAGCGgcacctcccttcccctccctcctgccccccctcctccccccttttCCCGGCCTTTTGTTCCCAAttgtttgtaaataaataaaataaatcgATCCCGTTTCAacgccggggcgggcggggtgCGCGGCGCCTTTAAGAGAGCGGGGTGAGGGCGGCGGCGCTTCACGCCCAACGCAAAGATGGCGGACGGCGCCGGAAGTCCGGGCGGAGGGCGCCGGAAGTCGAGGCAAGGGGTGCCTGACACCGGAAGTGACCCCTTGGGGGCGTGACCCCGGAAGTCGGGGTGAAGCGAGAGGAatggcggcggcggagcgggccCGGGCGGCGCTGGAAGCGGCGGCCGCGGTGCCCCGGGACGTGGTGCTGTTCCGGCACGAACGGGGCCGGTTTTTCCGCTTGGCCGGGTTGTTTTGCGCGGGGCAGGGCCTGTTCTGGGCCTACCTGGCTCATTTCGCCTTCACCGCGCTGCGCCCCGCGCCCGGCACCGACACCGACGATCCGCTCCGGCCCCGCGACAACAAATGGCGCTTCGGCTTCACCGCCTCCTGCCTCACCCTCGGTACCGgtgacggggggggggggtggtcaTGGTAGGGGGAGCGGGCCTGGGCCACAGGGGGGTTGTCGGGCCTGGAGGGGGGCTTGAGCCAGGGGAGCGGGGGGGTTGGGGTCTGGGGAGGGGAAATCGGCCCGGGGGGAGCGCAgggggcccgggcccgggggggggggcgggtctGGCAGCATCAGGGGGGTTTAGGGGAGCCGGGGGAGGCTCGGCCCTGGGGGCAGCACAGGGGGCCTGGGTCcgttggggggcggggggtaGGGAGTCAGGTCCAGGCACCGGGCGGAGCAGGGGGGGTCTTGAGCGTGGAGGGAGCGGGGGCCCGGTGGGGGGGGGTATTAGGGGGGTCTTGGGCCTGCAGGGAGCATGGGGAGGgtcggggtgctggggggcttgGCCccgggggggagctggggggggctcaggggagctggggggtgcaCTCATTCCCCACCCTGGGGGCCACACTAACACAaagcccctgccccccccccccccccccaggctccCTGATCGTGGGGGCCGGCTGCCTGTTCCCCCTGCGCGCCGTCCGGCGGGTGACCCTGCTGAGGGGGGGCACCGAGGTGACCATCAGCACCCACGGCCCCctgggggtggggcagggccCCACCTTCACCGTCCCCTTACGCCACGTCTCCTGCCGCGCTCACCGCTCCGAGGTGCCAGCCGCCATCCCCCTCAAGGTCAAGGGCCGACCCTTCTACTTCCTGCTGGATAAggggggggcagctctgcaacCCCCGCCTCTTCGACATCACTGTCGGCGCCTACCGCAAGCTATAGGACTTGAAAGGGGGGGGGCTGGGACTGTTGGAGCCCCCCCCTAAAATAAACTGTGACTCACCCCCTCGTCTGGCTGCGCAGTGGGGTGACATGGGGGATGGGCCCCCCTTGGTGGCACCGGAATGGGTTAAATGGCACCAAAATCACCCGTAAAATGGCACCGCAAAAGGTTTAAAATACACCAGAACGGGCCAGAATGCCCCAGAATAGGTTAAAATATACTAGAATCGCCTGAAATGGGCCAAAACACACCAGGGAAGGTTAAAATGCACTGGAATTTCCCAAAATGCACCAAAATGGACCAAAATACACCAGAATAGGTTAAAATTACTCCAATAGCTCAAAATACACCAGAATGGGCCAAAATGCACCAGAATAGGTTAAAATACACTGGAATCGCCCAAAATGGGCCAAAATACACTGTAATCACCCAAAATACACTGGAATCACCCAAAATACACTGGAATCGCCCAAAATGGCCAAAAAAGAccacaataatttaaaatacaccaGGAACTATGCGAAATGGGCCAAAATACACTGTAATCACCCGAAATGCTCCAAAATATATCAGAATTTCCTAAAATACACCAGAATTGCCCAAGATACACCAAAACGCTCCAAAACTCACTGTAATTGCCCAAATTACACCAGAATAGGTTAAAATATACTGGAATTGCCCAAAATACACCAGAATTGGCCAAAATGACTCAGAATGGGTTAAAATACACAGGAATCACTGAAAATGGGCCAAAATACACCAGAatagcttaaaatattttgcaattacCCAAAATGGGCCAAAATGCACCAGAATTGGCCAAAATAAACCAGAACAGGTTAAAATGCACCAGAAAAGCAGACACAACACCAGAATGTGTCAAAATACTCTAGAATGGGTGAAAATGGACCAGAATAAGCCAAAATACACCAGAACAGCCCCAAAATGCAACAGAAGTGTCCAAATGCAGAGGAAGGCCCCAAAACACCTCAAAATGCACCAAAATTGGCCAAGATACACCAGCACGGGATAAAATCCACCAGAAGGGGCCAAAATACACCAGCATGGGCCAAACTGCACCGGAATGGGTTAACGTACAAAAGAACAGACCAAAATAGACCAGAATGGGCCAAAATCCACTGGAATAGGTTAAAGTGCACCGAAAGGGTAGAGAGGCACCGGAAGAGCCCAAAGTGCCCCGGCTTGGCTCAAAAACCGCACAATAggttaaaataaacaagaatgGTCCCAGGGGGAGGGCAATGCGGGGGCGGAGCGCTCGCTGCCCAATCACAGCGCGGACTATGCAAATAGCCGGCAagggggcgggcagggcgggaCAGTCAAACCTCGGTTTCAGCGGGCCAATCAGGGTGCGGCGGGCCGATCCGCGGGGCGCGGAGCTCAGGGCGGGCACGACGGAGGGCAGAGGGTTGGTTGTGGGCGGGGCTATGCAGATCCGGCACCCTGCACCCGCGCGGGGCCCGCCGGGAGcgccgcgggcggcggggccgggggcgcaGCGGagcgcggggggcgcgggcccCCCCGGCAGCGCGCGGGGAGCGTCGGGGGCGCGTGCCGGGCCCGGTGGGGCGTCGTGTGCGGGGTGTCCGTGTTGTGGTGGGcagcgggggtggggtggcgcGTGGCGCGCGGTGGGCGTGGCATCGCTTCTCGGCCTTTTGGCTAAGATCAAGTGTAGTATCTGTTCTTATCAGTTTAATATCTGATACGTCCTCGAGCGAGGACTTATATTAAACGGATTTTTGGGCGCGGGAGTTGGGTGCGGGGCTCGCTCCCCCCGCTCCGTGCATCGCCCCGGCCCTGCAGTGCCGCCGGGCGCGGTGCCGCCCCTCGGGGCGCTACTTGCTGGTTCACGAACAGACCGACCGAGCGCGCTGCCTCTGCCGCCCGCCGCGCGCGCAGCGCCCCCTCCGGGCTTGCGGTTCCGCAGCCGCGCTGCGCGCCGCTCGTTTGCATGGCCACGCCCCGTAGCCGTGTCCGCGGGCCGCTGACGGCTTCGCATTTGCATGGCCGCGCCTCCCGCTCGGCCCGCACCGCTGAGCGCCCCTCATTTGCATGGCCGCGCCTCCTGGCCGTGGTCACGCACTGCTCCCGGCCGCGTTTCGTTCGGGCCACGCCCCCTCCTGGGCCGCCCCAGTGAGCGCCGCGGACGTTCGTGGCCCCGCCCCGGGGCGTGGCGCTGAAGCATCGCCCCGCCCGCATATTGGGGGCATCCGGCACCGGACACTGGGCTTACTGGGGGGTTCCGGCACCcagtactgggcttactgggagGCGTACGGCACCCAGTACTGGACTTACTAGGGGGGTATCCGGCTCTCAGTACTTGTCTTACTGGGAGTGGATCCTGCTCCCAGTACGGGGCTTACTGGGGGGGCGTCCGGCTCCcagtactgggcttactgggGGGATTCGGCTCCTAGTACGGGGTTTACTGGGGTGAATCCAGCACGCAGTACGGGGCTTACTGGGGGGAGATCCGGCTTCCACTACTTGGCTTACAGGGTGTTTCCGGCACCCAGTCTTGGGCTTACTGGTGGGGCATCCAGCACGcagtactgggcttactggCAGTGGATCCGGCACGCGGTACTGGGCTTCCTCGGAAGGGATCCGGTACCGagtactgggcttactgggGGTGATCCCAGCACCTAGTACATGGCTTACTGGCAGGGCATCCGGCTCCCAGTAGTGGGCTTACTGTGGGTGGTATCCGGCTCCCAGTACTGGGTTTTACTGGGGGGGGTATCCGGCTCCcagtactgggcttactgggagGGCATCCGGCTCTcagtactgggcttactgggGGGGGGATCCAGCTCCCAGGACTGGACCAGAAGAAGCCAAAATGCCCCAGAACAGCCCCAAAATACACCAGAAGACTCCAAATGCAGTGGAAAGGCCAAAATGCACCAAAATGCACCAGAATTGGCCGAAACGCACTGGCATGGCTTAAAATGTACCAGAATTGGCCAAAATTCACCAGCACGGGTTAAATCCACCGGAAAGAGCCAAAATACACCGGCATGGGCCAAACGGCACCGGAATGGGTTAACATACAAAAGAACAGACCAAAATGGACCAGAATGGGCCAAAATCCACTGGAATAGGTTAAAGTGCACCGAAATGGGTAGAGAGGCACCGGAAGAGCCCAAAGTGCCCCGGAATGGCTCAAAATGGACCAGAATAggttaaaataaacaagaaaggACCAAAATATGTAATCCACCAGAATGGGCCAAACTACGGGAGAATGGGCCAAAACGCACCAGAAAAGGTTAAAATGGACCCGAATGGGCAGGAATACACCAGGAGAATCTAAATAAACGCCCCAGAGACACCCAAAATGGGCCCAAACCCCCTGAAATAGGTTAAAGTGAGCGGGAACAAAATCCGGGGGGGTGTCCCAGGGGGAGGGGCAATGCGGGGGCGGGGCGCTCGCTGCCCAATCACAGCGCGGACTATGCAAATAGCCGGCAAGagggcggggcagggcgggccAATCAGGGTGCGGCGGGCCGATCCGCGGGGCGCGGAGCTCAGGGCGGGCACGACGGAGGGCAGAGGGTTGGTTGTGGGCGGGGCTATGCAGATCCGGCACCCAGGACTCGCGCGGGGCCCGCGCGGAGcgccgcgggcggcggcgccgggggcgcagcggggcgcggggggcgcgggcccCCCCGGCAGCGCGCGGGGAGCGTCGGGGGCGCGTGCCGGGCCCGGTGGGGCGTCGTGTGCGGGGTGTCCGTGTTGTGGTGGGCAGCGGGGGTGCGGGTGGGCGCGTGGCGCGCGGTGGGCGTGGCATCGCTTCTCGGCCTTTTGGCTAAGATCAAGTGTAGTATCTGTTCTTATCAGTTTAATATCTGATACGTCCTCGAGCGAGGACTTATATTAAACGGATTTTTGGGCGCGGGAGTTGGGTGCGGGGCTCGCTCCCCCCGCTCCGCGCATCGCCCCGGCCCTGCAGTGCCGCCGGGCGCGGTGCCGCCCCTCGGGGCGCTACTTGCTGGTTCACGAACAGACCGACCGAGCGCGCTGCCTCTGCCGCCCGCCGCGCAGCGCCCCCTCCGGGCTTGCGGTTCCGCAGCCGCGCTGCGCGCCGCTCGTTTGCATGGCCACGCCCCGTAGCCGTGTCCGCGGGCCGCTGACGGCTTCGCATTTGCATGGCCGCGCCTCCCGCTCGGCCCGCACCGCTGAGCGCCCCTCATTTGCATGGCCGCGCCTCCTGGCCGTGGTCACGCACTGCTCCCGGCCGCGTTTCGTTCGGGCCACGCCCCCTCGTGGGCCGCCCCAATGAGCGCCGCGGACGTTCGTGGCCGGTACGGAGCTTACTGGGAGGGGGTCCAGGAGCAACTGCTGCGCTTACTGGGAGGTATCCGGCACCCAGTACTGGTCTTGCTGGGAGGCGTCCGGCTCCCAGGACTGGACCAGAAGAAGCCAAAATGCCCCAGAACAGCTCCAAAATACACCAGAAGACTCCAAATGCAGTGCAAGGGCCCAAAATGCCTTCAAAATGCACCAGAATTGGCCGAAACGCACTGGAATGGCTTAAAATGTACCAGAATTGGCCAAAATTCACCAGCACGGGTTAAAATCCACCGGAAAGAGCCAAAATACACCGGCATGGGCCAAACTGCACCGGAATGGGTTAACATACAAAAGGACAGACCAAAATGGACCAGAATGGGCCAAAATCCACTGGAATAGGTTAAAGTGCACCGAAATGGGTAGAGAGACACCGGAAGAGCCCAAAGTGCCCCGGCTTGGCTCAAAAACCGCACAATAggttaaaataaacaagaatgGTCCCAGGGGGAGGGGCAATGCGGGGGCGGAGCGCTCGCTGCCCAATCACAGCGCGGACTATGCAAATAGCCGGCAagggggcggggcagggcgggacAGTCAAACCTCTGTTTCAGCGGGCCAATCAGGGTGCGGCGGGCCGATCCGCGGGGCGCGCAGCTCAGGTCAGAGCGGGCTCCATTCCGAAGTAGAAAATGAGAGGCGTGGCCATGCAAATTAGGAAGCGCAGCGGGCCAATCATGGAGCGGCGGGCTAATACGAGGGACCTGTAGATCTGGTCCGGGTACTGTGAAGGGCCCAGTACTGATTTGGGCGGGGCTATGCAACTCTCGGTTAGCAGCGGTCCAATCAGGGTGCGGCGGGCCGATCCGCGGGGCGCGGAGCTCAGGGCGGGCACGACGGAGGGCAGAGGGTTGGTTGTGGGCGGGGCTATGCAGATCCGGCACCCTGCACCCGCGCGGGGCCCGCCGGGAGcgccgcgggcggcggggccgggggcgcagcggggcgcggggggcgcgggcccCCCCGGCAGCGCGCGGGGGAGCGTCGGGGGCGCGTGCCGGGCCCGGTGGGGCGTCGTGTGCGGGGTGTCCGTGTTGTGGTGGGCAGCGGGGGTGCGGGTGGCGCGTGGCGCGCGGTGGGCGTGGCATCGCTTCTCGGCCTTTTGGCTAAGATCAAGTGTAGTATCTGTTCTTATCAGTTTAATATCTGATACGTCCTCGAGCGAGGACTTATATTAACGGATTTTTGGGCGCGGGAGTTGGGTGCGGGGCTCGCTCCCCCCGCTCCGCGCATCGCCCCGGCCCTGCAGTGCCGCCGGGCGCGGTGCCGCCCCTCGGGGCGCTACTTGCTGGTTCACGAACAGACCGACCGAGCGCGCTGCCTCTGCCGCCCGCCGCGCAGCGCCCCACCCCGGGCTTGCGGTTCCGCAGCCGCGCTGCGCGCCGCTCGTTTGCATGGCCACGCCCCGTAGCCGTGTCCGCGGGCCGCTGACGGCTTTGCATTTGCATGGCCGCGCCTCCCGCTCGGCCCGCACCGCTGAGCGCCCCTCATTTGCATGGCCGCGCCTCCTGGCCGTGGTCACGCACTGCTCCCGGCCGCGTTTCGTTCGGGCCACGCCCCCTCCTGGGCCGCCCCAGTGAGCGCCGCGGACGTTCGTGGCCCCGCCCCGGGGCGTGGCGCTGAAGCATCGCCCCGCCCGCATATTGGGGGAATCCGGCACCGGGCACTGGGCTTAGTGGGGGGGTTCCGACACCcagtactgggcttactgggagGCGTACGGCACCCAGTACTGGACTTACTAGGGGGGATATCCGGCTCTCAGTACTTGTCTTACTGGGAGTGGATCCTGCTCCCAGTACGGGGCTTACTGGGGGGGCGTCCGGCTCCcagtactgggcttactgggGGGGATTCGGCTCCTAGTACGGGGTTTACTGGGGTGAATCCAGCACGcagtactgggcttactgggGGGGAGATCCGGCTTCCACTACTTGGCTTACTGGGTGTTTCCGGCACCCAGTATTGGACTTACTGGGTGTTTCCGGCACCCAGTCTTGGGCTTACTGGCAGGGCATCCGGCACGCACtactgggcttactgggagTGGATCCGGCACGCGGTACTGGGCTTCCTCGGAAGGGATCCGGCACCGagtactgggcttactgggGGGGATCCAGCACCTAGTACATGGCTTACTGGCAGGGCATCCGGCTCCCAGTAGTGGGCTTACTGTGGGTGGTATCCGGCTCCCAGTACTGGGTTTTACTGGGGGGGGGTATCCGGATCCcagtactgggcttactgggagGGCATCCGGCTCTcagtactgggcttactgggGGGGGATCCAGCTCCCAGGACTGGACCAGAAGAAGCCAAATGCCCCAGAACAGCCCCAAAATACACCAGAAGACTCCAAATGCAGTGGAAAGGCCAAAATGCACCAAATGCACCAGAATTGGCCGAAACGCACTGGCATGGCTTAAAATGTACCAGAATTGGCCGAAATTCACCAGCACGGGTTAAAATCCACCGGAAAGAGCCAAAATACACCGGCATGGGCCAAACTGCACCGGAATGGGTTAACATACAAAAGAACAGACCAAAATGGAC
This window harbors:
- the TMEM223 gene encoding LOW QUALITY PROTEIN: transmembrane protein 223 (The sequence of the model RefSeq protein was modified relative to this genomic sequence to represent the inferred CDS: deleted 1 base in 1 codon); its protein translation is MAAAERARAALEAAAAVPRDVVLFRHERGRFFRLAGLFCAGQGLFWAYLAHFAFTALRPAPGTDTDDPLRPRDNKWRFGFTASCLTLGSLIVGAGCLFPLRAVRRVTLLRGGTEVTISTHGPLGVGQGPTFTVPLRHVSCRAHRSEVPAAIPLKVKGRPFYFLLDKGGQLCNPRLFDITVGAYRKL